A region from the Hypericibacter adhaerens genome encodes:
- a CDS encoding acetolactate synthase 3 large subunit — translation MSAQEMIGASVLIRALLDQGVDVVFGYPGGAVLPIYDELFKQNALRHVLVRHEQAAVHAAEGYARSTGKVGVVLVTSGPGATNAVTGLTDALMDSIPIVCLTGQVPTHLIGNDAFQEADTTGITRPCTKHNYLVKNVGDLGRIVHEAFHVARSGRPGPVVIDLPKDVLQAKTSYAGAPSASARKHRSYNPPVKGDPRAIEAAVELLAKAKKPLFYCGGGVINSGPVASQLLKQFVKMTGFPCTLTLMGLGAYPASDPQFVGMLGMHGLYEANWAMHDCDVMVAVGARFDDRVTGKIAAFSPHSKKIHIDIDPSSINKNVRVDVPIVGDVAHVLEDMIKLWKAKQVQPDQKALAAWWKQIDEWRGRNCLRFKNSESIIKPQYALQRLYAAIKGKDAYVTTEVGQHQMWAAQFLKFEEPNRWLTSGGLGTMGYGLPAAIGVQIAHPDALVVDVAGEASILMNIQELSTACQYKLPVKIFILNNQYMGMVRQWQELLHGGRYSESYTDSLPDFVKLADAFGGVGLRIEKPSELDGAIDEMIKTRRTVVVDCRVDQAENCFPMIPSGAAHNEMLLGPEDHAKPVSEEGMVLV, via the coding sequence ATGTCTGCGCAGGAGATGATCGGTGCGTCTGTCCTCATCCGGGCCTTGTTGGACCAGGGTGTGGACGTCGTATTCGGCTATCCGGGCGGCGCCGTCCTTCCGATCTACGACGAGCTTTTCAAGCAGAACGCGCTGCGCCATGTGCTGGTCCGCCACGAGCAGGCGGCGGTGCATGCGGCGGAAGGTTACGCGCGCTCGACCGGCAAGGTCGGCGTGGTGCTGGTGACCTCGGGCCCGGGCGCCACCAACGCCGTCACCGGCCTGACCGACGCCCTGATGGATTCGATCCCGATCGTCTGCCTGACTGGTCAGGTGCCGACCCATCTGATCGGCAACGACGCGTTCCAGGAAGCGGACACGACCGGCATCACCCGGCCCTGCACCAAGCACAACTACCTGGTGAAGAATGTCGGCGATCTGGGGCGCATCGTGCACGAGGCCTTCCATGTCGCGCGCAGCGGCCGGCCCGGCCCGGTCGTGATCGACCTGCCCAAGGACGTGCTGCAGGCCAAGACCTCCTATGCCGGCGCGCCCTCGGCCAGCGCCCGCAAGCATCGCAGCTACAACCCGCCGGTGAAGGGCGACCCAAGGGCGATCGAGGCCGCGGTCGAGCTCCTGGCCAAGGCCAAGAAGCCGCTCTTCTATTGCGGCGGCGGTGTGATCAATTCGGGTCCCGTGGCCTCGCAGCTGCTGAAGCAGTTCGTGAAGATGACGGGCTTCCCCTGCACGCTGACGCTGATGGGGCTCGGCGCCTATCCGGCCTCCGATCCGCAATTCGTCGGCATGCTCGGCATGCACGGCCTCTACGAGGCCAACTGGGCGATGCATGATTGCGACGTGATGGTCGCCGTCGGCGCCCGCTTCGACGACCGCGTGACCGGCAAGATCGCCGCCTTCTCGCCGCACTCGAAGAAGATCCATATCGACATCGATCCGTCCTCGATCAACAAGAACGTGCGCGTGGACGTGCCGATCGTGGGCGACGTCGCCCATGTGCTCGAGGACATGATCAAGCTCTGGAAGGCGAAGCAGGTCCAGCCGGACCAGAAGGCGCTCGCCGCCTGGTGGAAGCAGATCGACGAGTGGCGCGGCCGCAACTGCCTGCGCTTCAAGAACTCCGAGAGCATCATCAAGCCGCAATATGCGCTGCAGCGCCTCTATGCGGCGATCAAGGGCAAGGACGCCTATGTTACGACCGAGGTGGGCCAGCACCAGATGTGGGCGGCCCAGTTCCTCAAGTTCGAGGAGCCCAACCGCTGGCTGACCTCGGGTGGGCTCGGCACCATGGGCTACGGTCTGCCGGCCGCGATCGGCGTGCAGATCGCGCATCCGGATGCGCTCGTGGTCGACGTCGCGGGCGAGGCCTCGATCCTGATGAACATCCAGGAGCTCTCGACCGCCTGCCAGTACAAGCTGCCGGTCAAGATCTTCATCCTGAACAACCAGTATATGGGCATGGTGCGGCAGTGGCAGGAGCTGCTGCATGGCGGCCGCTATTCCGAGAGCTACACGGATTCGCTGCCCGATTTCGTCAAGCTCGCCGACGCCTTCGGCGGCGTGGGCTTGCGGATCGAGAAGCCCTCCGAGCTCGACGGCGCCATCGACGAGATGATCAAGACCCGCCGGACCGTCGTGGTCGATTGCCGCGTCGACCAGGCGGAGAACTGCTTCCCGATGATCCCGTCCGGCGCGGCGCATAACGAGATGCTGCTCGGGCCCGAGGACCATGCGAAGCCGGTCTCCGAAGAGGGCATGGTGCTGGTGTAA
- a CDS encoding IS630 family transposase (programmed frameshift) yields the protein MSRPYSKDLRERVVSAVESGGMSRNQAAQHYGVAISTAVHWVRRFRETGSVAPGKIGGHKPKSIRGAHHDWLVERVRTRDFTLKGLVGELAERGLKVDIRSVWEFVHAQNLTFKKTLVAGEQDRPDVARRRRQWAEYQGRIDARALVFLDETWTKTNMVPLRGWSLSGTRLKGKAPHGHWKTMTFLAALRHDRIEAPWLINGPINGERFRLYVERVLVPTLKPGDIVVMDNLGSHKSKAVRAAIRAAGAKLFFLPKYSPDLNPIEQVFAKLKHLLRKAAARSTDTVCDAIGDILPAFSPNECANYFRNSGYRA from the exons ATGAGCCGACCGTATTCGAAGGATCTGCGGGAGCGGGTTGTTTCGGCCGTAGAGAGCGGCGGGATGTCACGTAACCAGGCGGCGCAACACTATGGGGTTGCGATCAGCACAGCGGTTCACTGGGTACGCCGGTTCCGGGAGACCGGCAGCGTGGCGCCGGGGAAGATCGGCGGCCATAAGCCGAAGTCGATCCGCGGCGCGCATCATGATTGGCTGGTGGAACGGGTGCGGACGCGGGACTTCACCTTGAAAGGTCTGGTCGGCGAGCTTGCGGAGCGCGGGCTGAAGGTGGACATCCGGTCGGTCTGGGAGTTCGTGCATGCGCAGAACCTGACCTTC AAAAAAACGCTGGTGGCTGGCGAGCAGGATCGCCCGGACGTGGCGCGAAGGCGTCGGCAATGGGCTGAGTACCAGGGGCGGATCGACGCCCGCGCGTTGGTCTTCCTGGATGAGACCTGGACCAAGACCAACATGGTGCCGCTCAGGGGCTGGTCGCTCTCAGGCACCAGGCTCAAGGGCAAGGCCCCGCACGGCCACTGGAAGACCATGACCTTCCTCGCCGCCCTGCGCCACGATCGCATCGAGGCACCCTGGCTCATCAATGGACCGATCAACGGCGAGCGCTTCCGGCTCTATGTCGAGCGGGTGCTGGTTCCGACCCTCAAGCCAGGAGATATCGTCGTCATGGACAATCTCGGCAGCCACAAAAGCAAAGCCGTTCGCGCCGCCATCCGAGCGGCAGGGGCCAAGCTCTTCTTCCTCCCGAAATATTCCCCGGACCTCAATCCGATCGAGCAGGTCTTCGCCAAACTCAAGCACCTGCTGCGCAAGGCCGCCGCACGATCCACAGACACCGTCTGCGATGCGATCGGCGACATCCTCCCAGCATTCTCGCCAAACGAATGCGCAAACTACTTCAGGAACTCTGGATATCGAGCCTAA
- a CDS encoding 2-isopropylmalate synthase translates to MDTGRDPNRVVIFDTTMRDGEQSPGASMNLEEKKRIAAVLEEMGVDVIEAGFPIASNGDFEAVREIAKLVKTSSVAGLSRAAKKDIDRAWEALQGAAAPRIHTFISTSPLHMKFKLQMEPEAVHQAIIDSVSYARKLCGDVEWSAEDASRTEHDFLCRCVETAIKCGAGTINIPDTVGYAVPDEFASLIRMLFDRVPNIDKAIISVHCHNDLGLAVANSLAAVGAGARQVECTVNGLGERAGNAALEEIVMALRTRQNAMPYKTGIHTEVITRASRLVSTVTGFPVQPNKAIVGANAFAHESGIHQDGMLKHAGTYEIMTPESVGLSRSTLVMGKHSGRHAFKSKLKELGFELGDNAVEEAFRRFKDLADKKKDVFDEDIVALVDDQVVRSNEHIRFVSLQVIAGSKGPQQADLELEIDGVVKQTRATGDGPVDATFKAIRQLYPHEARLQLFQVNAVTAGTDAQAEVTVRLEENGKTVNGQGADTDTLVASCKAYLHALNKLLTKRQKTAPAALSA, encoded by the coding sequence ATGGACACGGGTCGCGATCCCAACCGCGTCGTCATTTTCGACACCACCATGCGCGATGGCGAGCAGTCGCCCGGCGCATCGATGAATCTCGAAGAGAAGAAGCGCATCGCCGCCGTTCTCGAGGAGATGGGCGTCGACGTGATCGAGGCGGGCTTCCCGATCGCCTCCAACGGCGATTTCGAGGCGGTCCGCGAGATCGCGAAGCTGGTCAAGACCAGCTCGGTCGCCGGCCTCTCCCGCGCCGCGAAGAAGGACATCGACCGCGCCTGGGAAGCGCTCCAGGGCGCGGCAGCTCCTCGCATCCACACCTTCATCTCGACCAGCCCGCTCCATATGAAGTTCAAGCTGCAGATGGAGCCCGAGGCGGTGCACCAGGCGATCATCGACAGCGTCTCCTACGCGCGCAAGCTCTGCGGCGATGTCGAATGGTCGGCCGAGGACGCCTCGCGCACGGAGCACGATTTCCTCTGCCGCTGCGTCGAGACCGCGATCAAGTGCGGCGCCGGCACCATCAACATCCCCGACACCGTGGGCTATGCGGTGCCCGACGAGTTCGCGTCCCTGATCCGCATGCTGTTCGACCGCGTGCCCAACATCGACAAGGCGATCATCTCGGTCCACTGCCACAACGATCTGGGCCTCGCCGTCGCCAACTCGCTGGCCGCCGTCGGCGCTGGCGCGCGCCAGGTCGAATGCACCGTCAACGGCCTGGGCGAGCGGGCAGGCAACGCCGCGCTCGAGGAGATCGTGATGGCGCTGCGCACGCGCCAGAACGCCATGCCCTACAAGACCGGCATCCATACCGAGGTCATCACCCGCGCCTCGCGCCTGGTCTCGACCGTGACCGGCTTCCCGGTCCAGCCGAACAAGGCCATCGTCGGCGCCAACGCCTTCGCGCATGAATCCGGCATCCATCAGGACGGCATGCTGAAGCATGCCGGCACCTACGAGATCATGACCCCGGAATCGGTGGGCCTCAGCCGCTCGACCCTGGTCATGGGCAAGCATTCCGGCCGCCACGCCTTCAAGTCCAAGCTCAAGGAGCTGGGCTTCGAGCTCGGCGACAACGCCGTCGAGGAGGCGTTCCGCCGCTTCAAGGATCTCGCCGACAAGAAGAAGGACGTGTTCGACGAGGATATCGTGGCCCTGGTCGACGACCAGGTCGTGCGCTCGAACGAGCATATCCGCTTCGTCTCGCTCCAGGTCATCGCCGGCTCCAAGGGGCCGCAGCAGGCCGACCTCGAGCTCGAGATCGACGGCGTGGTGAAACAGACGCGCGCCACGGGCGACGGCCCGGTCGACGCGACCTTCAAGGCGATCCGGCAGCTCTATCCGCACGAGGCGCGGCTGCAGCTGTTCCAAGTGAATGCCGTCACGGCCGGTACCGATGCGCAGGCCGAGGTGACGGTGCGGCTGGAGGAAAACGGCAAGACAGTGAACGGCCAGGGGGCCGACACCGACACGCTGGTGGCCTCCTGCAAGGCTTATCTGCATGCGCTCAACAAGCTGTTGACCAAGAGGCAGAAGACCGCGCCAGCCGCGCTTTCCGCGTGA
- a CDS encoding DegQ family serine endoprotease, which translates to MSSRPAFAFLTSVRWVSAAAAALVATLALTGAPAAARSAPESFADLAETLLPAVVNVSTTQVLRDEDNSQQDLEEMFKDFFDRQQRGDGDNGGNGGGDNGRQPEPRRATSLGSGFIIDPSGYIVTNNHVIEGADQITVRLHDDSELEAKIIGIDTKTDLALLKVEPKSPLPAVQWGDSDKARIGDWVLAIGNPFGLGGSVTAGIVSARQRDINAGPYDEFIQTDASINRGNSGGPMFDMDGGVIGINTAIFSPSGGSVGIGFAIPSNLARTVIDQLREYGHARRGWLGVRIQSVSPELAEGLRLPAAKGALVANVTAGGPADAAGIKQGDVILEFNGHAIDEMRRLPRVVAETPINQDVPVVIWRQGDKKTLSVKVGELAEETEQASAQPSSTKPSTAPNNSGKVDLLGLVVTELTQGLRDQYKLEADVAGVLVSSVDPNGAAAEKGLQEGDVIIEVDQKAVKTPADVKKRVDDAKSNGYRVVTLLVYRGGDFQWVAVRIDNKG; encoded by the coding sequence GTGTCGTCCCGTCCTGCCTTCGCTTTCCTGACGTCCGTTCGATGGGTGAGCGCCGCCGCTGCCGCCCTGGTCGCGACCCTGGCTCTGACCGGCGCCCCGGCCGCGGCGCGCTCGGCGCCGGAGAGCTTCGCCGATCTGGCCGAAACGCTTCTCCCCGCCGTGGTCAATGTCTCGACCACCCAGGTGCTGCGCGACGAGGACAACTCGCAGCAGGACCTCGAGGAGATGTTCAAGGATTTCTTCGACCGGCAGCAGCGGGGCGACGGCGATAATGGCGGCAACGGCGGCGGCGACAACGGGCGCCAGCCCGAGCCGCGCCGGGCCACTTCGCTCGGCTCCGGCTTCATCATCGATCCCTCGGGCTACATCGTCACCAACAACCATGTGATCGAGGGGGCGGACCAGATCACGGTGCGGCTGCATGACGATAGCGAGCTCGAGGCCAAGATCATCGGCATCGACACCAAGACCGACCTGGCGCTCCTGAAGGTCGAGCCGAAATCGCCGCTGCCGGCGGTGCAGTGGGGCGATTCCGACAAGGCGCGCATCGGTGACTGGGTGCTCGCCATCGGCAACCCGTTCGGCCTCGGCGGCTCGGTCACGGCCGGCATCGTCTCGGCGCGCCAGCGCGACATCAATGCCGGCCCCTATGACGAGTTCATCCAGACCGACGCCTCGATCAACCGCGGCAATTCCGGCGGCCCGATGTTCGACATGGATGGCGGGGTCATCGGCATCAACACGGCGATCTTCTCGCCCTCGGGCGGCAGCGTGGGCATCGGCTTCGCGATCCCCTCGAACCTGGCCCGCACCGTCATCGATCAGCTGCGCGAATATGGCCATGCGCGGCGCGGCTGGCTCGGCGTGCGGATCCAGAGCGTGAGCCCGGAGCTGGCGGAAGGCCTGCGCCTGCCGGCGGCCAAGGGTGCCCTCGTCGCCAACGTCACGGCGGGCGGCCCGGCCGACGCCGCCGGCATCAAGCAGGGCGACGTGATCCTCGAGTTCAACGGCCATGCGATCGACGAGATGCGCCGGCTGCCGCGCGTCGTGGCCGAGACCCCGATCAACCAGGACGTGCCGGTCGTCATCTGGCGCCAGGGCGACAAGAAGACCCTGTCGGTCAAGGTCGGCGAGCTCGCGGAGGAGACCGAGCAGGCCTCGGCCCAGCCCTCCAGCACCAAGCCTTCGACCGCGCCCAACAACAGCGGCAAGGTCGATCTGCTGGGGCTGGTCGTGACCGAGCTGACGCAAGGCCTGCGCGACCAGTACAAGCTCGAGGCGGACGTGGCCGGCGTCCTCGTCTCGTCGGTCGATCCCAACGGCGCCGCCGCCGAGAAGGGCCTGCAGGAAGGCGACGTCATCATCGAGGTCGACCAGAAGGCGGTCAAAACGCCTGCGGACGTGAAGAAACGCGTCGATGATGCCAAGAGCAACGGCTATCGCGTGGTGACGCTCCTGGTCTATCGCGGCGGCGACTTCCAGTGGGTCGCCGTGCGCATCGACAACAAGGGGTGA
- a CDS encoding DUF2065 domain-containing protein, which translates to MSDLATALGLVLVIEGVTLALFPGMLRRLAETLAALPDTAQRAGGLAAAGIGLLLVWLVRG; encoded by the coding sequence ATGAGCGACCTCGCCACGGCCCTCGGGCTCGTGCTGGTGATCGAGGGCGTCACGTTGGCGCTCTTTCCCGGCATGCTGCGGCGCCTGGCCGAGACCCTGGCGGCTCTTCCAGACACGGCACAGCGCGCCGGCGGGCTGGCGGCGGCCGGGATCGGTCTGCTGCTGGTCTGGCTGGTCCGCGGCTGA
- the ilvC gene encoding ketol-acid reductoisomerase, which yields MRVYYDRDADVNLIKGKKVAVVGYGSQGHAHALNLKDSGVKDVRVALKPGSASIKKAEAAGFQVMTPADAAKWADIVMMLTPDELQAKIYTDDLHANMRPGAAIAFGHGLNIHFRLIEPRSDIDVFMVAPKGPGHTVRSEYQKGGGVPCLVAVAQNPSGNALEIALSYASAIGGGRSGIIETDFREECETDLFGEQVVLCGGLTALIQAGYETLVDAGYAPEMAYFECLHEVKLIVDLIYEGGIANMRYSISNTAEYGDYTRGPRIVTEETKKEMKRILDDIQSGRFARDWVQECQAGQPSFKAMRRRAAQHPIEEVGAKLRGMMPWIAKNKLVDKTKN from the coding sequence ATGCGCGTCTATTACGATCGTGATGCCGACGTCAACCTGATCAAGGGCAAGAAGGTCGCCGTCGTCGGCTATGGCAGCCAGGGCCATGCCCACGCCCTCAACCTCAAGGACAGCGGCGTCAAGGACGTGCGGGTCGCGCTGAAGCCGGGCTCGGCCTCGATCAAGAAGGCGGAGGCCGCGGGCTTCCAGGTGATGACGCCCGCCGACGCCGCCAAATGGGCCGACATCGTCATGATGCTGACGCCTGACGAGCTGCAGGCGAAGATCTATACCGACGATCTCCACGCCAATATGCGCCCCGGCGCCGCCATCGCCTTCGGCCACGGCCTCAACATCCATTTCCGCCTGATCGAGCCGCGCTCCGACATCGACGTGTTCATGGTGGCCCCCAAGGGTCCGGGCCACACGGTGCGCTCGGAATACCAGAAGGGCGGCGGCGTGCCCTGCCTCGTGGCGGTGGCGCAGAACCCCTCGGGCAACGCGCTCGAGATCGCGCTCTCCTACGCCTCGGCCATCGGCGGCGGGCGCTCGGGCATCATCGAGACCGACTTCCGCGAGGAATGCGAGACCGACCTCTTCGGCGAGCAGGTGGTGCTCTGCGGCGGCCTGACCGCGCTGATCCAGGCCGGCTACGAGACGCTGGTCGATGCCGGCTACGCGCCGGAGATGGCCTATTTCGAATGCCTGCACGAGGTGAAGCTGATCGTCGACCTCATCTACGAGGGCGGCATCGCCAACATGCGCTACTCGATCTCCAACACCGCCGAGTACGGTGATTACACGCGCGGTCCCCGCATCGTGACCGAGGAGACCAAGAAGGAGATGAAGCGCATCCTCGACGACATCCAGTCCGGCCGCTTCGCCCGCGACTGGGTGCAGGAATGCCAGGCGGGCCAGCCCAGCTTCAAGGCGATGCGCCGTCGCGCCGCCCAGCATCCGATCGAGGAGGTCGGCGCCAAGCTGCGCGGCATGATGCCCTGGATCGCGAAGAACAAGCTGGTCGACAAGACGAAGAACTGA
- the ilvN gene encoding acetolactate synthase small subunit: MAEQQKIERHTISVLVDNEPGILARVVGLFSGRGYNIESLTVAEVDAQRHLSRITIVTSGTVMIIEQIKAQLRRLVPVHRVSDLTAEGPSLERELALIKVRGTGEKRVESLRIADIFRARVVDSTIESFVFEMTGSTDKLNAFINLMQPLGLVDVSRTGVAAIARGPEAL; this comes from the coding sequence ATGGCTGAACAGCAGAAGATCGAGCGCCACACCATCTCGGTGCTGGTGGACAACGAGCCCGGCATCCTCGCCCGCGTGGTCGGCCTGTTCTCGGGCCGCGGCTACAACATCGAGAGCCTGACCGTGGCCGAGGTGGACGCCCAGCGCCACCTCTCGCGCATCACCATCGTGACCTCGGGCACGGTGATGATCATCGAGCAGATCAAGGCCCAGCTCCGCCGCCTGGTGCCGGTGCACCGGGTCAGCGACCTGACGGCCGAGGGCCCCAGCCTCGAGCGCGAGCTGGCGCTCATCAAGGTCCGCGGGACCGGCGAGAAGCGGGTCGAGAGCCTGCGCATCGCCGACATCTTCCGCGCCCGCGTGGTGGATTCGACCATCGAATCCTTCGTCTTCGAGATGACGGGTTCGACCGACAAGCTCAACGCCTTCATCAACCTGATGCAGCCGCTGGGACTGGTCGACGTATCGCGCACCGGCGTTGCAGCAATCGCACGCGGCCCCGAGGCGCTTTGA
- a CDS encoding ABC transporter substrate-binding protein: MPKSLSRRRAEGFVRDYAAGRVDRRRFLKTLAAAGVGLGTMTMGARFGAAKPNLTYYTWASYDNPSFHNAYVKKNGGTPNYAIFADEEEALQRVRNGYRADVAHPCTSNVLRWHDAGIIKPVDVSRLQYWPDVYDGFKKVRGVEIDGQFFHVPWEWGNSSVAYRPDKIEVKEESYGLLLDERYKGKMSAFDNSEEVPIMSAILAGAKDPFTLTEDEYPKVEAVMTQLNANMRYYWTDATEMQQSLASGEIVATTAWNDVVKSMADAGVPVKYMTPKEGILTWVCGMVLMKDGPGDENQAYEFMDAMLSPESGVALMENFYYGHSNRKTLDQADPELVKGLALDQAEERISDPKTHFFEPQANDQRERLIAMFEKVKAGL; the protein is encoded by the coding sequence ATGCCAAAGAGCCTCAGCCGCCGACGCGCGGAGGGCTTCGTTCGTGATTATGCCGCGGGCCGGGTCGATCGCCGGCGCTTCCTCAAGACGCTGGCGGCCGCCGGCGTCGGGCTCGGCACGATGACGATGGGCGCGCGCTTCGGCGCCGCCAAACCGAACCTCACCTATTACACCTGGGCCTCCTACGACAATCCGAGCTTCCACAACGCCTATGTGAAGAAGAACGGCGGCACGCCGAACTACGCGATCTTCGCCGACGAAGAGGAGGCGCTGCAGCGCGTGCGCAACGGCTATCGCGCCGATGTCGCCCATCCCTGCACCAGCAACGTGCTGCGCTGGCACGACGCCGGCATCATCAAGCCGGTCGACGTCAGCCGGCTGCAATACTGGCCCGACGTCTATGACGGCTTCAAGAAGGTCCGCGGCGTGGAGATCGACGGCCAGTTCTTCCATGTGCCCTGGGAATGGGGCAACAGCTCGGTCGCCTATCGACCCGACAAGATCGAGGTCAAGGAGGAGAGCTACGGCCTGCTGCTCGACGAGCGCTACAAGGGGAAGATGTCGGCCTTCGACAATTCCGAGGAGGTGCCGATCATGTCGGCCATCCTCGCCGGCGCCAAGGATCCCTTCACGCTCACCGAGGACGAATACCCGAAGGTCGAGGCGGTCATGACGCAGCTCAATGCGAACATGCGCTACTACTGGACCGACGCGACCGAGATGCAGCAATCGCTGGCCTCGGGCGAGATCGTCGCGACCACGGCCTGGAACGACGTCGTCAAGTCCATGGCCGACGCCGGCGTCCCGGTCAAATACATGACGCCCAAGGAAGGCATCCTGACCTGGGTCTGCGGCATGGTGCTGATGAAGGACGGGCCCGGCGACGAGAACCAGGCCTACGAGTTCATGGACGCGATGCTCTCGCCCGAAAGCGGCGTGGCCCTGATGGAGAACTTCTATTACGGCCACTCCAACCGGAAGACGCTGGACCAGGCCGACCCGGAGCTGGTGAAGGGCCTCGCCCTCGACCAGGCGGAGGAGCGCATCTCCGACCCCAAGACCCATTTCTTCGAGCCCCAGGCCAACGACCAGCGCGAACGGCTGATCGCGATGTTCGAGAAGGTGAAGGCGGGGCTGTGA
- the hflC gene encoding protease modulator HflC — translation MNRTSFVAVIILVVVAIVVLLSSTFTVNQWQQALVLQFGQPRQAINEPGLHFKLPFIQNVIYFEKRVLNLDLAPAEMPTNDQKQVVVEAYAKYIIVDPLKFYQVVRDEGGLRGRVGPIINSNLRGEIGKVPMSEMLTARRAQFMQSITEAVNQAAQIYGVNVVDVRMKRVDLPDENSQAIFRRMQTQREQEARRLRAEGQRDGQKIKAEADKQQVVILADARRQAEVLRGEGDGEATGIYNEAYGKDPAFFDFYRSMQALTQGLDGSNTTYVGPATGDFFRYFGAEPGSPGAPAKP, via the coding sequence ATGAATCGCACGTCCTTCGTCGCGGTGATCATCCTGGTGGTGGTCGCCATTGTGGTGCTGCTCTCCTCCACCTTCACCGTCAACCAGTGGCAGCAGGCGCTGGTGCTGCAGTTCGGCCAGCCGCGCCAGGCGATCAACGAGCCGGGGCTGCATTTCAAGCTGCCCTTCATCCAGAACGTGATCTATTTCGAGAAGCGCGTCCTGAACCTGGACCTGGCGCCGGCCGAGATGCCGACCAACGACCAGAAGCAGGTGGTGGTCGAGGCTTATGCCAAATACATCATCGTCGACCCGCTGAAGTTCTATCAGGTGGTGCGCGACGAAGGCGGCCTGCGCGGCCGCGTCGGGCCGATCATCAACTCGAACCTGCGCGGCGAGATCGGCAAGGTGCCGATGTCGGAGATGCTGACGGCGCGCCGCGCCCAGTTCATGCAGTCGATCACCGAGGCGGTGAACCAGGCGGCGCAGATCTACGGCGTCAATGTCGTCGATGTGCGCATGAAGCGCGTCGATCTGCCCGACGAGAACAGCCAGGCGATCTTCCGGCGCATGCAGACGCAGCGCGAGCAGGAGGCCCGGCGCCTGCGCGCCGAAGGCCAGCGCGACGGCCAGAAGATCAAGGCCGAGGCCGACAAGCAGCAGGTGGTGATCCTGGCCGATGCGCGCCGCCAGGCCGAGGTGCTGCGCGGCGAAGGCGACGGCGAGGCGACCGGGATCTACAACGAGGCCTACGGCAAGGATCCCGCCTTCTTCGACTTCTACCGCTCGATGCAGGCGCTGACCCAGGGGCTCGACGGCTCGAACACCACCTATGTCGGCCCGGCGACCGGCGACTTCTTCCGCTATTTCGGCGCCGAGCCAGGGAGCCCCGGGGCGCCGGCCAAGCCGTGA
- the miaA gene encoding tRNA (adenosine(37)-N6)-dimethylallyltransferase MiaA, giving the protein MSDSEHPPSLALPLNGGGDSKTDVLVIAGPTASGKSALALALAQRLRGTLINADSMQLYRELAVLSARPTPGEMALVPHRLFGRLPAAEPCSAGRWRELALDAIAATRAEGRLPILVGGTGLYLEALMRGIADLPAVPEEIRRRLQAQMKGEGGLAALYEELGARDPVAAARIEPTDRQRILRALELYEATGKPLSAWQAEAEQGPPPDLAFQACLLMPPRAALYAACDRRFAHMVETGALEEVRGLLALGLDPALPAMKAIGVAELGGYLAGKTTLDEAVAAGQQATRRYAKRQFTWFRHRLPEALRIETDPLAPGFADEQFLERFFRKFFSKICR; this is encoded by the coding sequence ATGTCGGATAGCGAGCACCCCCCCTCCCTGGCCCTCCCCCTGAACGGGGGAGGAGATTCCAAGACGGACGTCCTCGTCATCGCCGGTCCCACGGCGAGCGGGAAGTCGGCGCTGGCGCTGGCGTTGGCGCAGCGGCTCCGCGGCACGCTCATCAATGCGGACAGCATGCAGCTCTATCGCGAGCTGGCGGTCCTCTCGGCACGGCCCACGCCCGGCGAGATGGCGCTGGTGCCCCATCGCCTCTTCGGCAGGTTGCCGGCGGCCGAGCCCTGCTCGGCGGGGCGCTGGCGCGAGCTGGCGCTCGATGCGATCGCGGCGACCCGCGCCGAAGGCCGCCTGCCGATCCTGGTGGGCGGCACCGGCCTCTATCTCGAGGCGCTGATGCGGGGCATCGCCGACCTGCCGGCTGTCCCCGAGGAGATCCGCCGGCGGCTCCAGGCGCAGATGAAGGGCGAGGGGGGGCTGGCCGCTCTCTATGAGGAGCTTGGGGCACGCGATCCCGTGGCGGCGGCGCGGATCGAGCCCACCGACCGCCAGCGCATCCTGCGCGCGCTCGAGCTTTACGAGGCCACCGGCAAGCCGCTTTCGGCCTGGCAGGCGGAGGCGGAGCAGGGACCGCCGCCCGATCTGGCCTTCCAGGCCTGTCTCCTGATGCCGCCGCGCGCGGCCCTCTATGCCGCCTGCGACCGGCGCTTCGCCCACATGGTCGAAACCGGCGCGCTCGAGGAGGTGCGCGGCCTGCTCGCGCTCGGGCTCGACCCGGCCCTGCCGGCGATGAAGGCGATCGGCGTGGCCGAGCTGGGCGGTTACCTCGCAGGGAAAACCACGCTGGATGAAGCCGTTGCGGCCGGTCAGCAGGCCACCCGGCGCTACGCCAAGCGGCAGTTCACCTGGTTCCGCCACCGCCTCCCCGAAGCGCTGCGGATCGAGACCGATCCGCTGGCACCGGGTTTTGCCGATGAGCAATTTTTGGAAAGATTCTTTCGTAAATTCTTTTCGAAGATTTGCCGTTAG